The DNA segment TTCTCCATGGATTCCATGGCTTCCACCAGCAGCGGGACGCCGTTGTCGAAATCGTGGTTCCCCAGCGTGCCCGCGTCGTAGCCCACCATGCGCATCAGCTGGTAGTCCAGGCGGCCCTTGTAGCGGTTGAAGTAGGGCGTTCCCTGGAAGGTGTCGCCCGCGTCCAGCAGCAGGACCGGCCCGAGCTGGGCGCGGAGCTGCTTCACCAGCGTGGCGCGGCGGGCCACGCCGCCCTTGCCGCTGATGGCGCCGTTGCCGGGACCGAAGGGCTCGATCCGGGAGTGGGTGTCGTTGGTGTGCAGGAGGGTGATCCGCCCGGCGGCCGGGCCTTCCGACGCCCGCAGGGGCACCCGGGAGGCGAGAGCGGCGGCGCCGAGGGAAGCGAGGAAATCGCGGCGGTCCATGGGAGCCTCTACCGGAGCTGAAGGGTCTTGTCGCGGATGGCGTCCTGGATGGGCGCCGGCACGTCGTAGCGGCCCGGGGCGGGAGCCTGGAGCGGCTGCTTCGCCTTGTCCAGCTCCGCGCACCGGTCCAGGAGGAGCTGCCGGAGGGTGAGGCCGGTGGTGAAGGGCTTGCGCCCCTTCCGCAGGGTGGGAATGGTGTCGCCCCCGCCGTACAGGTAGTCGCTGGTGGCCACCTTCACCACCGCGGCGGGATCGATGGGCCGCCCGTCCTCCCAGGTGACTGTCAGCACCGCCTTGTCGGCGGGGCCTTCGAACTTCGCCTTGACCCCGGAGGAGGGCTCGCCCCCGCGCCGCAGCAGGCCTTCCTTCACCACCTGGACCACCTCGGCGCCCGTGAGCTCGACCACCACCAGCTCGTTCTCGAAGGGCATCACCTCGAAGATGTCGCCCACCTTGAGCTTGCCCGGTCGGAGGTTGGCCCGGAGCCCGCCGGAATTGGTGATGGCGAAGGCCACCGGGGCCCCCACCGCGGTTTCCGCCGCGCGCCGCATCACGTCCGCCACCCAGTAGCCCAGCAGGTTCTCCTCGCCGCGGCGCCCGCGGGCGAGGCCATCCGGCGCCTGGACCAGGGGCTGGTCGAAGCTGGCCTTGATCTCCGCCGCCAGCGGCGCGATGACCTTTCCGATCTCGGGATCGTCGGGAATGGCTTCGGTGACGGGAAGCACCTCCGCCTTGGCGGGCTTCACCCCCTGGGCCGCCAGCGGAAGGGAAAGGAGGGAGACGAACAGGGCGCTAAAGAATTTGGACGTCACGGGACTCTTCTTTCAGGGTGGCGCGGGCGGTTCGCACGGCGGCGTCGTGGACCCAGAACAGGGCGGAAGCGCGGAGCAGCCAGCCCATCAGCCAGGCGTTGAGGACCGTGGCCAGGAGCTGCAGGCCCAGCAGCGCCGTCACGCGGAGCGTCGTTCCGCCACCCAGCCGCCAGGCCAGCAGCAGGACCAGGAAGGGAAGAAGGGAGCGCACGGCCGCGCCGCCCACGCACACGGCGCCCCACTGGATGGGGTGCGTCCACAGACGGAGGAAACTGTCCTTCAGATGGGCGCGGTAGCCTCGCGAAAGGCCCGCGGCCCGGCCCAGGCGGCAGAACCACCACTGGAGGTTGAGGGCCGCCGCGGCGCCCATCGCGAACAGGGGTACGCCAATGAGGGCGCTCCAGCCCAGCCCGTCGATGCCCATCTCCCCCAGCCAGCGCAGGGCCGCGATGCCGCCCCAGGCCACGAGTCCCAGGGGCAGGAGGCCGACGAGCAGGGTGTCCAGCGCTCCGAGGAGCCACGCGCGGAGGGTCGCCTTGCCGCCCGCGGTCTCCGCCTGCATCCGCCAGCCGCACCACAGGACGATGACGATGCCGAGTCCCAGGAGATGGACCGTGGGCGAACTCGCCGCGCGGTGGCGCAGCCCGCCGTTCTCCCAGAGTTCCCAGATGTCCCGGGCGCTGATCCCCTCGCCCCAGTGGCTGGGCAGGGCGCTCCACCGGACGGCATGGCGCAGGTGGCCGGCCCAGCCCAGGGTGGGTCCCAGGAGGACCAGCACCCACCCGGCGATCAGGCCCCACCCCCAGCGGGTGAACCCGCCGGGCAGGGCGGCCCGGAGGAAAGACCAGGGCGCCCGAGGGGTCAGGGCCTCCTCGGCGTGAATGGTGGTCGGGCGTTCCTCGATCATCTGCGTCCGCAAGCAACCCTTCATCAAACCACACTTGACAGGCCCCGCGCCGGTGGGGTTTCATCGCTTCCATGCCGCTGTCCCTCCCGTTCCCCAGCCGGGGCCTCCGTTCCGAGGTCTGGTTCTGGCGCATGGGCTCGGACGGCTCCTCCGGCGAGGCCTGACGGCCCATCGCCCTTCCGGACCCTCCGAGCCCGACCCCCTGGTCGGGCTTTTTCGTATCTGGACGCCCCATGTTCCTGCTCCGCCACCCGCTTCCCGCGGACCTGCTCACCCCCTTAGGGGCCTATCTGGCCCTGCGGCCCGCGGGCGCCAGCCTCCTGCTGGAGTCCTGCGACCAGGGCGAGCGGGTGGGACGGCACAGCTTCGTCCTGCTGGAAGGGGCCGGAGAATGCCGCCTGGAGCCGCCCGCCCGGGGTTGGGTCGAAACGCTGCGGTCCCTGGCGGAGGTGGCGGTCCTGGACGCGCGCCACGATCCCCTCGCTCCGCTGCCCGCGCTCCGGAACCCGCTGCCCGTGGGCGTGGGCTGCGCCGGCTACCTGGGCTTCGAATCCGTCGGCGCCCTGGAACCCTCCCTCTCCCTGCCCACTCGCGACAGCCTGGGCCTTCCCGGCCTGTGGGTGAAGCGCTTCGGCGCGGCGCTGGTCTTCGACCACCTCCATCAGGTGGCGGAATTGCAGGCGCTGGCCGCTGATCCGGAGGAGGGCTTCGCCCGGCTGAGAGAGCTTGCGGACCGGCTGCGGGCGGGCGTGGGAGACCCCCCGGCCGCCTCCCCCGCCGATCCCCGGGCCCAGGCGCTGAGCACCCGGGCGGCCTTCGAAGGCGCTGTGGTCCAGGCCCAGGCGCGGATTCTGGACGGGGATGTCTACCAGCTCGTGCCGAGCCAGCGGTTCCGCGTGGACAATCCGCCGCCGCCCCTGGCCGCCTACCGGCGCCTCCGGCGCCTCAACCCCAGCCCCTACGGGTTCCTGCTGGAATGGGACGGCTTTGCCCTGGTGGGCGCGTCGCCGGAGATGCTGGTGCGGGTGCAGGACGGCGAAGCCGAGACCCTGCCCATCGCGGGCACCGTCCGCCGGGGCGCTGACGTGGAAGAGGACGCCGCCCGGTTCGAGGCCCTGAAGCGGGATCCCAAGGAACTGGCCGAGCACCAGATGCTGGTGGACCTCGCCCGCAACGATCTGGGGCGCGTGGCAGTTCCGGGCGGCGTGCGGGTGGAGAAGCCCCTGGCGCTCCAGCGGACCAGCCACGTCCTGCACCTCACCACCACGGTGAAGGCGCGGCTGCGGCCCGGGGTGGATGCCCTGGATGTGCTGGCGGCGGCCTTCCCGGCGGGAACCGTGAGCGGCGCCCCCAAGCTGCGCGCCTGCCAGCGCATCGCCGAGTTGGAAGGGGAGGTGCGCGGTCCCTACGGCGGCGTGCTCCTGCGGTGGGGGGCGGACGGCGCCCTGGACACGGCCCTCATCCTGCGGACGGCGGTCTACGCGGGCGGCGCGGCCTACCTCCAGGCCGGCGCCGGCGTGGTGCGCGCCTCCCGGCCGGACGCGGAGTACTTCGAGACCCTGCACAAGCTCGGCGCCGTGGCCGAAGCCCTGGGCGTGCGGCTGGAAGGGAGCGCGGAATGATCCTCCTGATCGACGCCCTGGATTCCTTCACCTACAACCTCGTGCAGGCCTTCGAAACGCTGGGCGCCGCCGTGCGCGTTGTCCGCCACGACGCCATCGATCTGGACGGCGCGCAGGCTCTGGCGCCCGACGCGGTGGTGCTGTCCCCCGGGCCTGGCCATCCCACGGAAAGTCCCGCCCACATGGCCCTGGCAGGCTCCGATTGGAGGGTTCCCCTCCTGGGCGTGTGCCTGGGCCACCAGGCGCTGGCGGCCGCCGGCGGCGGCCGGGTGACGCGCGCGCTGGAGCCGCTGCACGGCGAGGCCACGCCCCTGGACCACGACGGGACGGGCCTGTTCCAGGGGCTGCCCCCGGGCTTTCCCGTGGGCCGCTACCACAGCCTCATCGCCGATCCGGCGACCCTGCCGGCCTGCTGGCGGGTGACGGGGCGCAGTCCCGGCGGCGAAATCATGGCCATGGCCCACCGGACCCTGCCGCGCTGGGGGGTGCAGTTCCACCCCGAGAGCATCCTCACGCCGGACGGCCCGGCCATCCTCGCCAACTTCCTCCGACTGGCCCGGGAGGCCCGATGACCCTGCTCACCACCCACAACCCGATCCGCCCGCTGCCCGAAGCCACGGCCGCGGAGCTCATGCGGATCTTCGTGGACCAGGACACGGACGCCCTGCTGGTGGGCGCCTGCCTGGCCCTCCTGGCCCAGCGGGTGCCCGAGGCCCACGAGCTGGCGGCCTTCGCGGGGACCCTGGCCGAGGCGGCGGTGCCGTTCCCGGCGGTTCCAGAAGGGACCCTGGACACCTGCGGAACCGGCGGCGACGGCGCCTCCACCGCCAACCTCAGCACCCTGGCGGCCCTCCTCCTGCCCCGGCTGGGCGTCCCCGTGGTCAAGCACGGCAACCGGGCGGCCACCAGCGTCTGCGGGAGCGCCGACCTCCTGGAGGCCCTGGGCTACGACCTGGCCCGCGCCGGCGTGGACCTGGCCGGGGACCTGGAGGCCCGCCGCTTCGCCTTCCTGTTCGCGCCCGCCTACCATCCGCTGCTGGGCCGCCTCCGGGAGATCCGCCGCCGCCTCGGGATCCCCACCATCTTCAACCTGCTGGGGCCGCTGCTCAACCCGGCCCAGCCGCCCCTCCAGCTCCTGGGCGTGGCGCGGGAGGAGCTGCTGGCGCCCATGGCCGGAGCCCTGGCCCGGCGCGGAACCCTGCGGCGGGCCTTCGTCGTCCACGGCAAGGACGCGGAAGGGAAGGGCCTGGACGAGGCCTCCATCGAAGGTCCCACCGTCGTCCTGACCGTCACGGACGGGCGGGTGGAAGGTTCTCAGGTGCTGGTGCCCCGAGAACTGGGGCTAACGCCTCCCCCGCGCCACGCCCTGCGGGTGGCGGACCGCGCCGAGGCCCTGGCGGTGGCCCGGGGCCTGGCCGCCGGCGCCGACCATCCGGATTTCCGCCCCGCCGTCGCCGACGCGGTCGCTCTCCAGGCCGGGCTGGGACTCCTCCTCCATCGGGACCTCCGGCTGGAAGCGCTGCCCGCAGCCTTCGGGGAAGCCCGCGGCGCCCTGGACCACGGTTTCGCCTGGCCCTTTCCCCCCTCGGAGGCGCGGCCATGACGCTTCTTCCCGATCCCGCGGACCTCGTCCGCAGCGCCGGCCTGCCCGCCCGCTCCCACCTCCAGCGGGTGCTGGCCTCCGAGCTGGTCCGCCTGGCGGAACTGCCGGCCGCGCCCTCCTCACGCGCTTTCCTCCGCGAACCGGGTTCTTTCGAGTCGGCCCTGCGGCGCGATGCCGAGACCCGCGGCGGAGCGGTCATCGCGGAGTACAAGCAGGCCTCGCCTTCGCTGGGGCCCTTCGCCGCCGGGACTCCGATGCTGCCCCAGCTCCAGGCCTACCGCGACGGCGGCGCCTCGGCGTTCTCGATCCTCGCGGAGCCCGTCCACTTCCGGGGCGATGCGGCGCATCTGACCGCGGCGGCGCCCCTGGCGATGCCCCGCCTGTACAAGGGGTTCGTGATCGCCGAGGCGCAGCTGGCGGAAGCGGAGGCCTGCGGCGCCGAAGCGGTCCTGCTGATCGCCCGGGTGCTGAGAAACCACACGGCCGCCTTCGCGGACGCCGCGCGACGCCGGGGGCTGGAGCCGCTGGTGGAGCTGCACGACCTTACGGAAGTCCCCTTCGCCCAGGCCGCCGAGGCCCGGCTGGTGGGCATCAACGCCCGCGACCTCTCCACCTTCACGCTAGGCGTCCCCACCGCCGCGCCCCTCCGGAAAGCCTTCCCCGAGGCCGTCCTGATCCGCGAATCGGGCCTGGCCACCCCCGAGGACGCCCGGGCCGCGCTGCGGGCCGGATTCGACGCGCTCCTCATCGGCGAGGCGCTCATGCGGAGCGCCGATCCCCGGGGCTTTCTGGAGCGGATCTTCGCGGACCTGCGGCAGGAGAGCCGATGACCCTTCTGGCCAAGGTCTGCGGACTGGTCCGCGCCGAGGACGCCGCATTCGCCGCGGCGGAAGGGGCGGATCTGCTGGGCTTCGTAGTCCACCCCCCCAGCCCCCGCCACTGCGCCGACCTGACCGTTGCCGCGCCCTTCCTCGACCGCGCCGTCCTGGTGATGGTGGCCGACCGGGCGGAAGCGGTGCTCAACCTCGCGCGAGCCCACGGGTTCCGCCGCGTCCAGCCCCATCTGCCCCCCGCGGAGCGGGAACGGGGCGCTCGGCTGCTGCGGGAGGCGGGTCTCTTCCTCCTCCAGCCCTGGGCGGATGAACCGGATCAGGAACCCGTCCCCGCGGACCTCTACCTGTGGGAGCCCAGTCCCACGGCGACGGGCGTGCCGGGCGGATCGGGACGAGGGCATTCCCTGGCCTTTCCGCCTCCGGGGCCTTTCCTGCTGGCGGGGGGAATCCATGGCGGGAACGTCGCGGAGCGCATGGCGGTCCTTCCGGCGGAGGCCCGTTCCCAATTCAGGGGCTTCGACGCCGCCAGCCGCCTGGAAGCCGCTCCGGGTCGCAAGGATCCTGCGCGGGTCGCCGACTTTCTTTCCGCTGTTCGTTCGTTGGAGTGCCCATGACGACCGCCTTTCATTTGCCCTCGCGATTTGGTGCCCCGGGCCTGGGCGGCTGCTACGCGCCGGAGACGCTCATGCAGCCGCTCCTGGATCTGGAGGCGGCCTTCCGGGCCGCGGTGGAGGATCTCGCCTTCCAGCGCGACCTGAAGGAGGAGCTGCGCCATTTCGTGGGCCGGCCGACGCCCCTGACGCCCGCGCCCCGGCTGGCCGCGCGGCTGGGGCTGAAGGGCGTCTTCCTCAAGCGGGAGGACCTCGCCCACACCGGCGCCCACAAGATCAACAACGCCCTGGCCCAGGCCCTGCTGGCGAGGCGGATGGGCAAGGGGGAGATCATCGCCGAGACCGGGGCGGGCCAGCACGGCGTGGCCACCGCCGCCGCCTGCGCGCGGCTGGGGCTGACCTGCACCGTCTACATGGGCGTCGCCGACATGGCCCGCCAGGCGCCGAACGTGGCCCGGATGCGGCTCTTCGGAGCTCGGGTCGAGCCCGTGGCGGCGGGGCAGGGCACCCTCAAGGAGGCCGTGAACGAAGCGCTGCGGGCCTGGGCAGGCCGCTGCGACCGGGCCCACTACATCCTGGGCTCGGCCCTGGGTCCCCATCCTTTTCCCACGCTGGTGCGGAGCTTCCAGACGGTCATCGGCGAGGAGGCCCGGGCGCAGGTTCTGGACCAGGCCGGCGCGCTGCCGGACGTCGTCCTGGCCTGCGCGGGCGGCGGCAGCAACGGCCTGGGCCTGCTGGTTCCCTTTCTGGGGGATGCCCTGGAGCGGGTCGCCGTCGAAGCCGGCGGCCACGGCAAGGCCCTCGGGGAACACGCCGCGCGGCTGGAGGGTGGAAGGTTGGGCGTGCTGCACGGATGCAAGACCCTTCTGCTCCAGGACGGCCACGGCCATACGGCGGAGACCGCCAGCATCAGCGCGGGGCTGGACTATCCCGCCCTCGGCCCCGAACTGGCGGCCCTCGCGCTGGACGGGAAGGTGGCGGTGCGCCGGGCCTCCGACGACGAGGCCCTGGCCGGAGCGCGGCTGCTGTGCGAAACCGAAGGCATCCTCCCCGCCCTGGAGAGCAGCCACGCCCTGGCCGTTCTCCCCGCCCTCGCCGCCGCAGGGGCGGCCACGGTCCTCCTGGGCCTCAGCGGCCGCGGGGACAAGGACCTGTCCACCTACCAGTCGCGGCTGGGGATCTAGGGGTTTTAACCGCAGATGTCGCAGAGGGCCGCGGATGAAAAGAAAAACGGACGAGTTCCTTCATCTGCGGTTCCCAACCAAAGGACTTCCATGAATCGCCTCCTTCCCTTCCTGATGGCCGGCGACCCAAGCCTGGAGGCGCTGCCCGGCCTGCTTTCCCAGGCCAAGTCCTTGGGCCTCGAAGCCCTCGAATTGGGCCTCCCGCACTCGGATCCCATCGCGGACGGCCCCGTCCTCCAGGCTGCGGCGCATCGGGCGATCGGGAGCGGCGCCACGCCCCGGCGCGTCCTGGAAGCGCTCGCGGGGATCCGCGACAGCCCTGATCTCATCCTCTTCACCTACCTGAACCCGCTGCTCCAGATCGGCGCCGGGCCACTGAAGAACCTCCTGGCGTCCACCCCGGTGAAGGCGCTGCTGGTGGTGGATCTCCCCTTCGGGGAGGAACCCGGATTCGAGGCGGAGCTGCGCGATGCGGGCTACCCCTTCGTTCCGCTGCTGGCGCCGACGACTTCCCAGGCCCGGGCGGAGCGCCTGCTCGCAGAGCGTCCGGATCCCGGCGCGGGAGCCCCCTTCGCCCAGCGTTTCGCCTACGTGGTGGCGCGCCTCGGCGTCACCGGGACCGCGACGAACATCGACCTGGCGCCCGTCGCGGGCCGAGTGGCCGCCCTGCGCGCCCTGTCGGATCGCCCGCTGGCCGTGGGTTTCGGCCTGTCCGATGCGGCGAGCCTGGCGGAGGTCAGGTCGCTGGGCGCGACGCCGATCGTAGGATCGGCGCTGGTTCGCGCGTTGGACGAGGGTCGTACATTGAAGGAGTCCCTGCTCCCCCTGCTGGGTTGACGATCGCAGGATCGTGAATTGGCGCGGCTTGGGGGGTCCCGGGAAGGTTGCAAGGGCGTAACGATTTGGTATCGTGGTCCATCTTGCCCTTCGGAAACGGCTGGCAACAGCCCCCCACCCCGGGGAACCGGGACTAGGAGCCATGCCCCCATGACCCACCGCTCACGCCTCACCCTCACGGCCCTGACCCTCATCGCCGCTGGCGCCTTCGCCCCCGTGGCTCAGGCCTCCGGCTTCCAGCTTCGCGAGCAGAGCCCGAGCGCCCAGGGCAATGCTTTCGCGGGCATCAGCGCGGGAGGCAACGACATCAGCGCGCTGTTCTTCAACCCCGCGGTGATGACCCAGTACGACGGCCTCCAGTTCTCGGTGGGCGGCACGTACATCGGCCTCAGCGCCAAGTTCTCGGAGGGCTCCGCCAACCGCACGCCGGCCCTGGCGGGTCTCGGGTTCAACGTGGCTCCGGCCACCGGCGCCAGCCTGAGCCCCATCTCCGGCCCCGCCTCGCACGGGAACGCAGCCATCTCCGCCGTCCTGCCCGAATTCAACATCATGTACAGCGTCAGCAAGGACCTGAAGGTCGGCCTGTCCGTGAACGTGCCCTTTGGGCTTACCACTGAATACGACGCCAACTGGATCGGCCGCTACCACGCCCTCAAGTCCGACCTGATGACCATCGACATCGCCCCCAGCCTGGCCTACCGCGTGAACGACCAGTTCTCCTTCGGCGTGGCCTTCGTGGCCCGCCGGGCCGACGCCGAGCTGACCAATGGCGTGGACTACGGGACGGCGCTGGCCCTGAAGGTGGGGCAGGGCCTGGCGGCAGCCGGCCTCTCCCCGGTCGCCCCCTCGCCCACCCAGAACAGCCCCGTGGCCAATGTCGCCATGGGGGCACCCAACGCCACCCTCGGCACCCCCGGGTACGCCATTCCCGGCGCCTGGGACGGAAAGGCGGGCCTGAAGGGCGACGGCTGGGGCTACGGCTGGAAGGCCGGCGCCACCTGGCAGCCCAACGCCGACTTCCGCCTGGGTGTCGCGTACAGCGCCGCAATGACCATGACCCTGAAGGGCGACGCCTCCTTCGAGTTTCCCTCGAACATTCCCCCCACGGACCTGGCTGCCCTGAACGCTGCGGGCCTCCACAACGGCCGGGGCGAGGCCGACCTGGCGCTTCCCGCCACGGCCTCCATCGGCGTCGACTGGAAGGTCACGCCCACCTTCTCGCTTCAGGGCGAGGTGGCCCAGAGCACCTGGTCCCGGTTCAAGGAACTGCGCGTGAAGTTCAATACGGGCGCGCCGGATTCCATCACCGACGAGAACTGGAAGGACACCTGGTTCTACTCCCTGGGCGGCACCTGGAAGGTGAACCAGACCTGGACGCTCCGTGCCGGCGTGGCCTTCGACCAGGGCGCCGTGGATGAGACCCACCGCACGCCCCGCATCCCCGACAACGACCGCAAGTGGGTCTCCGTGGGCGCCAGCTATACGCTCTCCAAGCGGACCGCCTTCGACGTGGGCTTCACGCACATCTTCGTGAGCGACGGCCGGGTCAACCTCTCCGCGGCGGGGGACAACACCACCCGCGGCAGCCTGAGCGGCATGATGAAGGCCGAGATCAACATCCTGGGCTTCCAGGTGCGCCACAGCTTCTGAGTCGGCGCGACAGAAGAAAAGAAAGGGCCCGCCAAGCGGGCCCTTTCTTCGTGATGATCCTTTTCTGCAAACGGATCGCTAGACCCGCTCCACCGCCATGGCGATGGCGTTTCCGCCGCCGAGGCACAGGGCGGCCACGCCGCGCTGCTTGCCGTGGCGCTCCAGGGCGTGGAGGAGGGTCGCCATCACCCGGGCGCCGCTCGCGCCGATGGGATGACCCAGCGCCACCGCTCCGCCGTGGACGTTCACCCGGCCCGCGGGCAGGTTCAGCTCCTGGAGGGTGGCGACCAGCTGCACCGCGAAGGCCTCGTTGATCTCCCACAGGTCCACGCTGTCCGCGGTCCAGCCGACCTTGGCCAGCAGCGTGCGGATGGCCTCCACGGGCGCCATCAGCACCCACTCCGGGTCGAGCCCGGCGGTGGCGGTGCCCAGGATCCGCGCCTGGATCGGCAGTCCGTGGGCCTTGGCGTAATCCTCGGTCGTCACCAGGGCCGCCGCCGCGCCGTCGTTGACGCTGGGGGCGTTCCCCGCGGTCACGGTGCCATCCTTCTTGAAGGCGGGGCGCAGCTTCGACAGGGATTCCGGCGTGGAATCCGGCCGCGGGCCTTCGTCTTCGGATACCGTCACATCGCCCTTCTTCCCGGGCACGGCAATGGGCACGATCTCGGCCTGGAACGCGCCGGCGCGCATGGCTTCCACGGCTTTGCGGTGGCTTTCGGCGGCCCAGGCGTCCTGAGCCTCGCGGCCCACGCCGTACTTGGCGGCCACCAGCTCGCCGGTGTTCCCCATGTGCTGGTCCGTCATGGCGCACCACAGGCCGTCGAGGATCATCGCGTCCTTGGCCTCCGTATGGCCCATGCGGGCGCCCGCGCGCAGCTTGGGCAGGAGGTAGGGCGCATTGGACATGGATTCCATCCCGCCGGCCAGCACCACGTCGTGATCGCCCAGCCGCACGGCGTTGGCCGCCAGTTGGATGGCCTTCAGCCCGCTGCCGCAGACCTTGTTCACCGTGAGAGCCGACACGCTGGCGGGAAGCCCGCTGCGGAGGGCCGCCTGGCGGGCCGGAGCCTGGCCCACGCCCGCGCTGACCACATTCCCGAAGATGGCCTCCGTGGGCGCGGCGCCCGGCACGGCCGCCAACAGGGCCTTCGCCACCTGGGCCGCCAGCTCCGGCGCCGTCAGCGGGGCGAGGCCGCCCATGAACTTGCCGATGGGGCTGCGCAGGGATTTCAGGATCACGGCCTGGGACATGGGGACTCCGGAAGGGGGCGGCTGGCGCGTG comes from the Geothrix sp. 21YS21S-4 genome and includes:
- a CDS encoding 5'-nucleotidase C-terminal domain-containing protein, which translates into the protein MTSKFFSALFVSLLSLPLAAQGVKPAKAEVLPVTEAIPDDPEIGKVIAPLAAEIKASFDQPLVQAPDGLARGRRGEENLLGYWVADVMRRAAETAVGAPVAFAITNSGGLRANLRPGKLKVGDIFEVMPFENELVVVELTGAEVVQVVKEGLLRRGGEPSSGVKAKFEGPADKAVLTVTWEDGRPIDPAAVVKVATSDYLYGGGDTIPTLRKGRKPFTTGLTLRQLLLDRCAELDKAKQPLQAPAPGRYDVPAPIQDAIRDKTLQLR
- a CDS encoding anthranilate synthase component I family protein, with translation MFLLRHPLPADLLTPLGAYLALRPAGASLLLESCDQGERVGRHSFVLLEGAGECRLEPPARGWVETLRSLAEVAVLDARHDPLAPLPALRNPLPVGVGCAGYLGFESVGALEPSLSLPTRDSLGLPGLWVKRFGAALVFDHLHQVAELQALAADPEEGFARLRELADRLRAGVGDPPAASPADPRAQALSTRAAFEGAVVQAQARILDGDVYQLVPSQRFRVDNPPPPLAAYRRLRRLNPSPYGFLLEWDGFALVGASPEMLVRVQDGEAETLPIAGTVRRGADVEEDAARFEALKRDPKELAEHQMLVDLARNDLGRVAVPGGVRVEKPLALQRTSHVLHLTTTVKARLRPGVDALDVLAAAFPAGTVSGAPKLRACQRIAELEGEVRGPYGGVLLRWGADGALDTALILRTAVYAGGAAYLQAGAGVVRASRPDAEYFETLHKLGAVAEALGVRLEGSAE
- a CDS encoding aminodeoxychorismate/anthranilate synthase component II, which gives rise to MILLIDALDSFTYNLVQAFETLGAAVRVVRHDAIDLDGAQALAPDAVVLSPGPGHPTESPAHMALAGSDWRVPLLGVCLGHQALAAAGGGRVTRALEPLHGEATPLDHDGTGLFQGLPPGFPVGRYHSLIADPATLPACWRVTGRSPGGEIMAMAHRTLPRWGVQFHPESILTPDGPAILANFLRLAREAR
- the trpD gene encoding anthranilate phosphoribosyltransferase codes for the protein MTLLTTHNPIRPLPEATAAELMRIFVDQDTDALLVGACLALLAQRVPEAHELAAFAGTLAEAAVPFPAVPEGTLDTCGTGGDGASTANLSTLAALLLPRLGVPVVKHGNRAATSVCGSADLLEALGYDLARAGVDLAGDLEARRFAFLFAPAYHPLLGRLREIRRRLGIPTIFNLLGPLLNPAQPPLQLLGVAREELLAPMAGALARRGTLRRAFVVHGKDAEGKGLDEASIEGPTVVLTVTDGRVEGSQVLVPRELGLTPPPRHALRVADRAEALAVARGLAAGADHPDFRPAVADAVALQAGLGLLLHRDLRLEALPAAFGEARGALDHGFAWPFPPSEARP
- the trpB gene encoding tryptophan synthase subunit beta; its protein translation is MTTAFHLPSRFGAPGLGGCYAPETLMQPLLDLEAAFRAAVEDLAFQRDLKEELRHFVGRPTPLTPAPRLAARLGLKGVFLKREDLAHTGAHKINNALAQALLARRMGKGEIIAETGAGQHGVATAAACARLGLTCTVYMGVADMARQAPNVARMRLFGARVEPVAAGQGTLKEAVNEALRAWAGRCDRAHYILGSALGPHPFPTLVRSFQTVIGEEARAQVLDQAGALPDVVLACAGGGSNGLGLLVPFLGDALERVAVEAGGHGKALGEHAARLEGGRLGVLHGCKTLLLQDGHGHTAETASISAGLDYPALGPELAALALDGKVAVRRASDDEALAGARLLCETEGILPALESSHALAVLPALAAAGAATVLLGLSGRGDKDLSTYQSRLGI
- the trpA gene encoding tryptophan synthase subunit alpha, translating into MNRLLPFLMAGDPSLEALPGLLSQAKSLGLEALELGLPHSDPIADGPVLQAAAHRAIGSGATPRRVLEALAGIRDSPDLILFTYLNPLLQIGAGPLKNLLASTPVKALLVVDLPFGEEPGFEAELRDAGYPFVPLLAPTTSQARAERLLAERPDPGAGAPFAQRFAYVVARLGVTGTATNIDLAPVAGRVAALRALSDRPLAVGFGLSDAASLAEVRSLGATPIVGSALVRALDEGRTLKESLLPLLG
- a CDS encoding OmpP1/FadL family transporter, which produces MTHRSRLTLTALTLIAAGAFAPVAQASGFQLREQSPSAQGNAFAGISAGGNDISALFFNPAVMTQYDGLQFSVGGTYIGLSAKFSEGSANRTPALAGLGFNVAPATGASLSPISGPASHGNAAISAVLPEFNIMYSVSKDLKVGLSVNVPFGLTTEYDANWIGRYHALKSDLMTIDIAPSLAYRVNDQFSFGVAFVARRADAELTNGVDYGTALALKVGQGLAAAGLSPVAPSPTQNSPVANVAMGAPNATLGTPGYAIPGAWDGKAGLKGDGWGYGWKAGATWQPNADFRLGVAYSAAMTMTLKGDASFEFPSNIPPTDLAALNAAGLHNGRGEADLALPATASIGVDWKVTPTFSLQGEVAQSTWSRFKELRVKFNTGAPDSITDENWKDTWFYSLGGTWKVNQTWTLRAGVAFDQGAVDETHRTPRIPDNDRKWVSVGASYTLSKRTAFDVGFTHIFVSDGRVNLSAAGDNTTRGSLSGMMKAEINILGFQVRHSF
- a CDS encoding thiolase family protein; the encoded protein is MSQAVILKSLRSPIGKFMGGLAPLTAPELAAQVAKALLAAVPGAAPTEAIFGNVVSAGVGQAPARQAALRSGLPASVSALTVNKVCGSGLKAIQLAANAVRLGDHDVVLAGGMESMSNAPYLLPKLRAGARMGHTEAKDAMILDGLWCAMTDQHMGNTGELVAAKYGVGREAQDAWAAESHRKAVEAMRAGAFQAEIVPIAVPGKKGDVTVSEDEGPRPDSTPESLSKLRPAFKKDGTVTAGNAPSVNDGAAAALVTTEDYAKAHGLPIQARILGTATAGLDPEWVLMAPVEAIRTLLAKVGWTADSVDLWEINEAFAVQLVATLQELNLPAGRVNVHGGAVALGHPIGASGARVMATLLHALERHGKQRGVAALCLGGGNAIAMAVERV